From a single Planctellipticum variicoloris genomic region:
- a CDS encoding RNA polymerase sigma factor, translated as MFNPFAEIADDSDDVELVEQARAGSRDALEKLILRHQAWIYNIAVRMVFQPQDAEEVTQEVLIKAVTRLSTFQGNSQFRTWLYRITANHVLNMKRRGGEVRPQTFSSYAAAINDTPDLDLPDPRSVPVDVPLLVEEAKIACTTGMLLCLDREQRLIFTLGEILGVSDTVGSEILEISADNFRQRLTRARRDLYRFMHNQCGLVNTSNPCRCPRKTKGFIQDGHVDPDHLLFASQHLLRIQEAAADTIREIEDLLDRQHAAIFRDHPFLQPANHALWLRRILDRPEIRAALQLT; from the coding sequence ATGTTCAATCCCTTTGCAGAGATCGCGGACGATTCGGACGACGTCGAGCTGGTTGAGCAGGCCCGGGCCGGCAGCCGCGACGCCCTGGAGAAACTGATCCTGCGTCATCAGGCCTGGATCTACAACATCGCCGTCCGCATGGTCTTCCAGCCGCAGGATGCCGAAGAGGTGACTCAGGAAGTCCTCATCAAGGCCGTCACCCGCCTCAGCACGTTTCAAGGAAACAGCCAGTTCCGCACCTGGCTCTATCGCATCACGGCCAATCACGTCCTGAACATGAAACGCCGCGGCGGCGAGGTCCGACCGCAGACTTTTTCCTCCTACGCCGCCGCGATCAACGACACGCCCGACCTGGATCTGCCCGATCCCAGGAGCGTGCCCGTGGATGTCCCGCTGCTCGTTGAAGAAGCCAAGATCGCCTGCACGACCGGCATGCTGCTGTGCCTCGATCGTGAGCAGAGACTCATCTTCACGCTGGGCGAAATTCTCGGAGTCAGCGACACAGTGGGCAGTGAAATTCTCGAAATCTCCGCCGACAACTTCCGGCAGCGTCTGACCCGCGCCCGGCGTGATCTCTATCGCTTCATGCACAACCAATGCGGCCTGGTCAACACGAGCAACCCCTGCCGCTGTCCCAGGAAAACGAAGGGCTTCATTCAGGATGGTCACGTCGATCCCGACCATCTTCTCTTCGCCTCGCAGCACCTCCTGCGAATTCAGGAAGCGGCGGCGGACACGATTCGCGAAATCGAAGACCTGCTGGATCGGCAACACGCGGCCATCTTTCGCGATCATCCGTTTCTTCAGCCCGCGAATCATGCTCTCTGGCTCAGACGCATTCTGGATCGACCGGAAATCCGCGCGGCCCTGCAGCTCACTTGA
- a CDS encoding SDR family NAD(P)-dependent oxidoreductase — protein MSKLNSRIALVTGASKGIGAGIATGLAAAGASVVVNYAADRAGADAVVEAIAAAGGQALAVQGNVSIPADVARLLDETRTAFGPLDILVNNAGVYLPMELESVTEQEFHREFNTNVLGPLLMIQESLKHFGPNGGSVINIGSAASQTCPPNYSIYAASKSALDAVTRVLARELAPRGIRVNSINPGATLSEGTQSAGLYGVGSEFEKHLISVTPLGRIGTPSDIAPIAVFLASDDSAWLTGEVILASGGLR, from the coding sequence GTGTCCAAACTCAACAGCAGAATCGCCCTGGTGACCGGTGCTTCAAAAGGGATCGGCGCGGGAATCGCCACGGGCCTGGCCGCCGCCGGCGCCTCGGTGGTCGTAAACTACGCCGCCGATCGGGCCGGTGCGGACGCCGTGGTCGAGGCGATTGCCGCCGCCGGAGGACAGGCCCTGGCCGTCCAGGGAAACGTCTCCATTCCAGCCGACGTGGCACGCCTCCTGGACGAAACGCGAACCGCCTTCGGCCCGCTCGACATTCTCGTCAACAACGCCGGCGTCTACCTGCCGATGGAGCTGGAATCGGTCACCGAGCAGGAATTTCACCGCGAATTCAACACCAATGTCCTCGGCCCGCTGCTGATGATCCAAGAGTCCCTCAAACACTTCGGCCCGAACGGCGGAAGCGTCATCAACATCGGTTCCGCCGCCTCGCAGACCTGTCCGCCCAACTACTCGATCTACGCCGCCAGCAAGAGCGCCCTGGACGCCGTCACGCGGGTGCTCGCCAGAGAACTGGCCCCGCGCGGCATCCGGGTGAACTCAATCAATCCCGGCGCCACGCTCAGCGAGGGCACTCAGTCGGCCGGTTTATATGGTGTCGGAAGCGAGTTCGAGAAGCACTTGATCTCCGTCACGCCGCTCGGCCGCATCGGGACGCCTTCGGACATCGCGCCGATCGCAGTCTTCCTCGCCTCCGACGACTCCGCCTGGCTGACCGGAGAAGTCATCCTTGCGTCCGGCGGTCTGCGATAA
- a CDS encoding DUF1330 domain-containing protein yields MPAYIVFLREKTLDRSELEAYWSEVPPTLDGRPIKVLAAYGQHVTLEGPEVEGVVVAEFPSIEEARDWYDSPAYRAAAEHRFRGAVYRGVIVEGV; encoded by the coding sequence ATGCCTGCTTACATCGTGTTTCTACGCGAAAAGACGCTCGACCGGTCCGAGCTGGAGGCCTATTGGTCCGAAGTTCCCCCGACGCTGGACGGACGCCCGATCAAGGTGCTCGCCGCATACGGACAGCATGTGACCCTCGAAGGGCCGGAGGTCGAGGGGGTCGTCGTCGCCGAGTTCCCGTCCATCGAGGAGGCGCGCGACTGGTACGACAGCCCGGCCTATCGCGCGGCCGCCGAGCATCGGTTCCGGGGCGCGGTCTACCGCGGCGTGATCGTCGAGGGCGTGTGA